A single window of uncultured Pseudodesulfovibrio sp. DNA harbors:
- a CDS encoding cytochrome c3 family protein, giving the protein MKKVFIMSLLCVCFTAVLAFAQTELVSAIDAPDDDLEINVIEGNSKRNLGVVFNHSSHEDIDCFTCHHKNEVADEPESCANCHTDVTPDAQGHKSYFRAMHVKGTGKASCLSCHQEEFAGDKDLTGCANSSCHPNGLY; this is encoded by the coding sequence ATGAAAAAAGTATTCATCATGTCCCTGCTGTGTGTTTGTTTTACCGCAGTATTGGCCTTTGCTCAGACGGAGCTGGTCTCAGCTATTGATGCTCCTGATGATGACCTTGAAATTAATGTCATTGAAGGAAACAGCAAGCGCAACCTCGGGGTTGTCTTCAACCATTCCAGTCATGAGGACATTGATTGCTTCACCTGTCATCACAAAAACGAAGTAGCAGATGAACCTGAGTCGTGCGCGAACTGCCATACCGATGTGACTCCGGATGCTCAGGGGCATAAGTCCTACTTCCGTGCAATGCATGTGAAAGGCACTGGAAAAGCGTCTTGTCTCTCTTGTCATCAAGAAGAGTTTGCTGGCGACAAGGACTTGACTGGTTGCGCTAACTCCTCGTGTCACCCCAATGGGTTGTACTAG
- the fdnG gene encoding formate dehydrogenase-N subunit alpha, translated as MKLNRRDFVKLSSSAALGVAFAGLGAGCKRTAVDKFAQMKPQWSKQTTSVCAYCSVGCGLVVTTSLETKRAINVEGNPDHPINEGSLCAKGASSIQMTENELRTGKCLYRAPYSGEWEEKSWDWCKKRIAKLAKESRDKSFQEKNDKGQVVNRNMGVASLGSAALDNEECYAMHAFMRSQGIVYLEHQARIUHSATVAALGESFGRGAMTNHWNDLQNSDCILIMGSNAAENHPISFKWALKAQAKGGKIIHVDPRFTRTSARSDKHIALRSGSDIAVLGGMIKYIIDNKRYFLEYMRDYTNASFIVGKEYKYEDGIFSGFDPETASYDKSKWAFEKDANGVAKMDKSLEHPRCVFQIMKKHYERYTLDNVSKMSGISPEDLIELYKLYSATGTAKKAGTIMYAMGWTQHSVGVQNIRAMAMIQLMLGNIGIAGGGVNALRGECNVQGSTDYALLYHILPGYIATPLAGLDTLDQYNKKFAPVTKDPKSANWWQNYPKYSASLLKAMYSDDDPRNAYSYLPKLENHKASEYSWIPLIDRMYNGGFTGAWIWGMNPACSSPDAVKTRKALSELDWMVNVNVFDCETSSFWKGPGMDPAKVKTETFFIPCATALEKEGSVSNSGRWMQWRYAGPEPKDGVLTDGHYFHELWEEMAHLYEKDGGAYPEPITRMSFDNMCVENTHGHMEFSAQQTARLINGWFTKDTVVKGKQFKKGQQVPSFAYLQDDGSTTSGNWLYCNSVSDTENKSERHNSSQSSLQEKIGLFPNWTWCWPVNRRILYNRASVDPKGKPWNPERVVIKWNGKKWEGDVPDGGWAPGTKHPFIMRKNGFGQLFGPGRADGPLPEYYEPLECPVEKHPFSGTLHNPTAVQVKSEEKAVCDPRYPFVGTTYRVTEHWQTGSMTRWCDWLVEAEPQMFVEISPQLAELRGIENGEKVTIESVRGSLWAIAMVTERVQPFNIDGNDVHMVGMPWHYGWVKPVDGGDSANIVTPNVGDPNTGIPEYKAFMVNLRKWKEGDK; from the coding sequence ATGAAATTGAATCGTCGTGACTTTGTAAAGCTGTCTTCATCAGCAGCGCTTGGCGTAGCCTTTGCTGGCCTCGGTGCTGGATGTAAAAGGACAGCGGTCGATAAATTCGCTCAGATGAAGCCTCAATGGAGCAAGCAAACGACTTCTGTTTGTGCTTATTGTTCTGTTGGTTGTGGATTGGTGGTTACTACCTCTTTAGAGACCAAAAGAGCCATCAACGTGGAAGGAAATCCCGACCACCCCATTAATGAAGGTTCTCTCTGTGCAAAGGGCGCAAGTTCTATTCAGATGACTGAAAATGAATTGCGTACCGGTAAATGCCTCTACCGCGCACCGTATTCTGGTGAGTGGGAAGAGAAAAGCTGGGACTGGTGTAAAAAACGCATCGCCAAGCTTGCTAAAGAATCCCGCGATAAATCTTTCCAAGAAAAGAACGATAAAGGTCAAGTTGTTAACCGCAACATGGGTGTAGCTTCGCTTGGTTCTGCTGCATTGGACAACGAAGAATGTTACGCCATGCACGCATTTATGCGTTCTCAAGGCATTGTATACCTCGAACATCAGGCACGTATCTGACACAGTGCAACTGTTGCGGCTCTGGGAGAGTCGTTCGGACGCGGTGCGATGACCAACCACTGGAATGATTTACAGAACAGTGATTGTATTTTGATTATGGGCAGCAATGCTGCCGAAAATCATCCCATTTCCTTTAAATGGGCTTTAAAAGCGCAAGCCAAGGGCGGAAAGATCATTCATGTTGATCCACGTTTCACACGTACCTCCGCTCGTTCCGACAAGCATATTGCGCTTCGTTCTGGTTCCGATATCGCTGTTCTTGGCGGTATGATTAAGTATATTATTGATAATAAACGTTATTTTCTCGAATATATGCGCGATTACACCAACGCTTCTTTTATCGTTGGTAAAGAGTACAAATACGAGGATGGCATCTTCTCTGGGTTTGATCCTGAAACTGCCTCTTATGATAAATCAAAATGGGCATTTGAAAAGGACGCCAATGGCGTCGCCAAAATGGACAAATCCTTGGAACACCCCCGTTGTGTTTTTCAGATTATGAAAAAACATTACGAACGTTATACGTTAGATAACGTTTCAAAAATGTCGGGTATTTCCCCTGAAGATTTGATTGAACTCTACAAATTGTACTCTGCTACTGGTACTGCGAAAAAAGCTGGTACTATCATGTACGCGATGGGTTGGACTCAGCACTCCGTTGGGGTGCAGAACATCCGCGCCATGGCCATGATTCAGCTCATGCTTGGCAACATCGGTATCGCTGGTGGTGGTGTTAACGCACTGCGCGGCGAGTGCAATGTTCAGGGGTCTACTGACTACGCTCTCCTGTATCATATCCTCCCTGGTTATATTGCAACTCCACTTGCTGGACTGGACACTCTTGACCAGTACAACAAGAAATTTGCGCCTGTAACCAAGGACCCAAAGAGTGCAAACTGGTGGCAAAATTATCCTAAGTACTCTGCAAGCTTGCTCAAAGCTATGTACTCTGATGATGATCCAAGAAATGCTTATAGCTACCTGCCAAAGTTGGAAAACCATAAGGCAAGCGAATACTCGTGGATTCCACTTATCGACCGCATGTACAATGGCGGATTCACTGGTGCATGGATTTGGGGCATGAACCCCGCATGCTCCAGTCCTGACGCTGTAAAGACACGTAAGGCTCTTTCTGAGCTGGATTGGATGGTCAACGTCAACGTCTTTGACTGTGAAACCTCGAGCTTTTGGAAAGGTCCAGGGATGGATCCTGCCAAAGTTAAAACTGAAACATTCTTTATCCCTTGTGCAACAGCACTCGAAAAAGAAGGTTCGGTTTCAAACTCTGGTCGTTGGATGCAGTGGCGCTATGCTGGGCCAGAACCCAAAGATGGCGTACTCACTGATGGTCACTACTTCCACGAATTGTGGGAAGAAATGGCCCATCTTTATGAGAAAGACGGTGGAGCATATCCTGAACCAATCACCCGCATGAGCTTCGACAATATGTGTGTGGAAAATACTCATGGTCACATGGAGTTCAGCGCACAACAAACCGCAAGGCTCATTAACGGTTGGTTCACCAAAGATACTGTCGTCAAAGGTAAGCAGTTTAAGAAAGGGCAGCAGGTTCCCAGCTTTGCATACCTTCAGGATGATGGCTCCACCACATCCGGTAACTGGCTCTATTGTAACTCCGTGAGTGACACTGAAAATAAATCTGAACGCCATAATTCCAGCCAGTCTTCTCTTCAGGAGAAGATTGGTTTGTTCCCGAATTGGACATGGTGTTGGCCTGTTAACCGCCGCATCCTCTATAATAGAGCATCCGTCGATCCAAAGGGCAAACCTTGGAACCCGGAACGAGTTGTTATCAAATGGAATGGTAAGAAATGGGAAGGCGACGTCCCTGACGGTGGTTGGGCCCCAGGCACCAAGCATCCGTTTATCATGCGCAAAAACGGCTTCGGTCAGCTCTTTGGGCCAGGTCGCGCTGATGGGCCCCTGCCCGAATACTATGAACCATTGGAATGTCCTGTTGAAAAGCATCCTTTCTCTGGCACGCTCCACAATCCGACAGCGGTTCAGGTGAAAAGCGAAGAAAAAGCCGTATGTGATCCACGCTACCCGTTCGTTGGTACTACGTATCGCGTGACCGAACACTGGCAAACAGGGTCTATGACTCGCTGGTGTGACTGGTTGGTAGAGGCTGAACCACAGATGTTTGTTGAGATCAGTCCACAACTTGCTGAACTTCGCGGTATTGAAAATGGTGAAAAAGTCACCATTGAAAGTGTTCGTGGTTCCTTATGGGCAATTGCAATGGTTACCGAACGAGTTCAGCCATTCAACATTGATGGTAACGACGTTCATATGGTCGGTATGCCTTGGCACTACGGCTGGGTGAAACCTGTCGACGGTGGCGATTCTGCAAACATTGTAACACCAAACGTTGGTGACCCAAATACCGGTATTCCTGAATACAAAGCGTTCATGGTCAACTTACGCAAGTGGAAAGAAGGGGATAAATAA
- a CDS encoding 4Fe-4S dicluster domain-containing protein, producing the protein MSGKSFFVDLTLCTACRGCQVACKQWKNLPAEKTRNVGSHQNPQDLSSKTIRLVRFHEERDANGKLQWNFFPEQCRHCLEPPCKSIGNMYCENGIEQDPKTGAVVMNSRTSGIGDKVTSEELCPYNVPRMDEESGEWFKCDMCLDRVEAGLLPACVQSCPTGTMNFGDREDMIALAEKRLAEVKKTNPDAYLADPESVRVIYLCTASPESYNGNLLASLDGSKMMKNAQAKSGVNRRDLLAGRFGSKAKA; encoded by the coding sequence ATGAGTGGTAAAAGCTTTTTTGTTGATCTGACTCTTTGCACCGCGTGTCGAGGTTGTCAGGTTGCATGTAAGCAGTGGAAAAATCTCCCTGCCGAAAAAACGCGCAATGTTGGCTCCCACCAGAATCCACAAGACTTGTCTTCCAAGACTATCCGTCTTGTTCGTTTTCACGAAGAGCGTGATGCCAATGGCAAACTGCAATGGAATTTTTTCCCAGAACAGTGCCGTCATTGTCTCGAACCTCCTTGTAAGTCCATCGGGAATATGTACTGCGAAAATGGTATTGAACAAGATCCCAAAACTGGGGCTGTTGTTATGAATAGCCGCACTTCGGGCATTGGTGACAAGGTTACCAGTGAAGAATTGTGTCCGTATAACGTACCCCGCATGGACGAAGAGAGCGGAGAATGGTTCAAGTGCGATATGTGCTTGGACCGCGTAGAAGCTGGCCTTCTTCCTGCCTGTGTTCAAAGTTGTCCTACTGGCACTATGAACTTTGGGGATCGTGAAGATATGATCGCCCTCGCGGAAAAACGTTTGGCAGAAGTGAAGAAAACCAACCCGGATGCTTACCTTGCAGACCCTGAGTCTGTTCGTGTCATTTACTTATGTACTGCTTCGCCAGAAAGCTACAATGGTAATTTGCTTGCATCTTTGGATGGAAGCAAAATGATGAAAAATGCACAGGCCAAAAGTGGCGTCAATCGCCGTGATTTGCTTGCCGGTCGCTTTGGCTCAAAGGCAAAAGCGTAA